A window of the Desulforapulum autotrophicum HRM2 genome harbors these coding sequences:
- a CDS encoding PstS family phosphate ABC transporter substrate-binding protein, translated as MKQPVLLSIIILTLMVSCWVSAGWSEDAAQTRRPVVITAAGSGVNIGITRLLAKALMKQNQHVKIDIPGSIGTRGAITAVADGAIALGLISRPLKNQEKAIGIVAHPYARVAIVIAAHSDVKDDTITSQELVEIFRGTKTHWQDGETIIVQAREKSDSGFLVLQNIIPEFKTVYIESSQAKRWTLYFNDQDANNAISNTPHAIGVTDLGMIKTEHLNAKALKLDGIDPNQENVISGRYPLSRQLSFIYRPGTLSDEAKLFLNFITTETGRDILQTNGYIPLL; from the coding sequence ATGAAACAACCCGTTCTTCTTTCAATAATAATTTTAACCCTTATGGTATCATGCTGGGTTTCTGCCGGTTGGTCAGAGGATGCCGCCCAAACAAGGCGTCCGGTGGTGATTACCGCTGCTGGATCGGGCGTCAATATAGGCATCACACGCCTTTTGGCAAAAGCCTTGATGAAACAAAATCAGCACGTTAAGATAGATATTCCCGGCAGTATCGGCACCCGAGGCGCAATAACCGCCGTTGCCGATGGGGCCATTGCCCTGGGTCTGATCTCCCGTCCCCTCAAAAATCAGGAAAAGGCGATAGGTATTGTTGCACACCCCTATGCCCGGGTGGCAATAGTTATTGCAGCTCATTCTGACGTCAAGGACGACACCATCACTTCCCAGGAGCTGGTTGAAATTTTCAGAGGAACAAAGACACACTGGCAAGACGGAGAGACAATCATCGTGCAGGCAAGGGAAAAATCCGACAGCGGTTTTCTGGTTCTTCAGAACATCATTCCAGAATTTAAGACGGTGTATATTGAAAGTTCCCAGGCAAAACGATGGACCCTTTATTTCAATGATCAGGATGCAAACAATGCAATTTCAAACACACCCCATGCCATTGGTGTAACAGACCTCGGGATGATCAAAACAGAGCATTTGAATGCCAAGGCGTTAAAATTAGATGGAATAGATCCCAATCAAGAAAACGTCATTAGCGGTAGATATCCGCTGAGCCGCCAGCTCTCTTTCATCTATCGCCCAGGAACGCTTTCAGACGAAGCAAAACTGTTCCTGAATTTCATTACCACCGAAACGGGAAGAGATATTTTACAGACCAATGGATACATTCCCTTGCTGTAG
- a CDS encoding sensor histidine kinase, producing MVQFDKQIKISRELARKLVPLAVSIGFVITLIFPGAYCCIEFNRLKKEAGLYSIQLADSIRHLAAVSPGLWKYQATKYSEIMENFAPNKGILSITVVDEQSNPINQLRLTNNSNNPLRKFGINGLPSPIIFNNKTIGAVQIRLSANSFLFISLTVFTACLVIGLILSVMIYTLPTGVVRRLEQRVQERTKELETQVNAKEEALTELAAVQGSLVEVSRAAGMAEVATGVLHNVGNVLNSVNVSCTLIMDQLRESRVGNIARVAGMIAESPKGLVKFLTEDPQGRRIPAYLTALATALQKEHHLMFTESEALHNRIEHIKEIVTMQQTYGRVSGVFETIPPDQLMEDALKLNADELTRNEVTVQRQYQAVPPITVDKHKVLQILLNLINNAKHACADGVNREKDITLRIFNSGHGRLAIQVSDNGMGIVPENLTRIFHHGFTTRKSGHGFGLHSGALAARELGGSLIAESDGPGLGATFTLELPCAPGGTA from the coding sequence ATGGTTCAATTCGACAAACAGATCAAAATCAGCAGGGAGCTTGCCAGAAAACTTGTTCCATTGGCTGTCAGCATTGGCTTTGTGATCACACTCATTTTTCCAGGAGCCTATTGTTGCATTGAATTCAATAGACTAAAAAAAGAGGCAGGGCTTTATTCCATACAGCTTGCCGACAGCATCAGGCACTTGGCAGCCGTTTCCCCAGGTCTCTGGAAATATCAGGCAACCAAATATTCAGAAATCATGGAAAACTTTGCACCCAATAAAGGCATTCTGAGCATCACCGTGGTGGATGAGCAATCAAACCCCATCAATCAGTTGAGACTTACAAACAATAGCAATAATCCCCTGAGGAAATTCGGGATAAATGGACTGCCTTCACCAATTATATTCAACAACAAAACGATCGGTGCAGTACAGATTAGACTCTCAGCCAACTCATTTCTATTCATCAGCCTTACCGTATTTACGGCATGCCTTGTAATTGGGTTGATCCTGTCGGTAATGATATATACCCTTCCAACAGGGGTTGTTAGACGATTGGAACAACGGGTCCAGGAACGAACAAAGGAACTTGAAACCCAGGTTAATGCCAAGGAAGAGGCATTAACCGAACTTGCCGCAGTCCAGGGCTCCCTTGTGGAAGTATCCCGGGCAGCGGGCATGGCCGAGGTGGCCACTGGTGTGCTTCACAATGTGGGCAATGTCCTGAACAGTGTCAATGTCTCGTGTACCCTTATCATGGATCAGCTCCGTGAATCCCGCGTGGGTAATATCGCCAGGGTGGCCGGCATGATAGCTGAATCCCCAAAGGGGTTGGTCAAATTTTTAACTGAAGACCCCCAGGGCCGTCGAATTCCGGCCTACCTGACCGCCCTTGCAACCGCCCTCCAGAAAGAGCATCACCTCATGTTCACAGAATCCGAAGCGCTCCACAACCGGATCGAGCACATCAAGGAAATTGTGACCATGCAGCAAACCTACGGCCGGGTTTCCGGGGTTTTTGAAACCATTCCCCCGGATCAGCTGATGGAGGATGCACTCAAGCTCAATGCCGACGAACTGACCCGGAACGAAGTCACAGTACAGCGCCAATACCAGGCGGTACCCCCCATCACCGTGGACAAACACAAGGTTCTGCAGATTTTGCTGAACCTGATCAACAATGCCAAGCATGCCTGCGCGGATGGCGTCAACAGGGAAAAAGATATCACCCTTCGGATTTTCAACTCCGGCCATGGCCGATTGGCCATCCAGGTCTCAGATAACGGCATGGGCATTGTTCCTGAAAACCTAACCCGGATTTTCCACCACGGCTTTACCACGCGTAAGTCCGGCCACGGATTTGGCCTGCACAGCGGCGCCCTTGCCGCCAGGGAACTTGGCGGCAGCCTGATTGCGGAAAGTGACGGTCCCGGTCTTGGCGCAACATTTACCCTTGAACTCCCCTGTGCCCCAGGAGGCACCGCATGA